One window of the Pristis pectinata isolate sPriPec2 chromosome 13, sPriPec2.1.pri, whole genome shotgun sequence genome contains the following:
- the dbndd1 gene encoding dysbindin domain-containing protein 1 isoform X1, which produces MEKQGGAVAQGEYDKNNQSPKKPTDREQSESHIPPANEEDGIPISTSGLLQVVERRQPLSSVSSLEVHFDLMDLTELTDMSDQELAEVFADSDDESQPHDSSAELNQPLMYPIISHGTHLKSPSWTRAKSEQTHDRKHLNDPDAPLKMSDHFQTVETHKKP; this is translated from the exons ATGGAGAAACAAGGAGGGGCGGTAGCTCAGG GAGAGTATGACAAAAATAATCAGAGTCCAAAGAAGCCAACGGATCGTGAACAGTCAGAATCTCACATTCCCCCTGCAAATGAGGAGGATGGAATCCCAATTTCTACGTCAGGATTGCTGCAGGTGGTGGAACGAAGAC AGCCGCTCAGCAGTGTCTCATCTCTCGAGGTGCACTTTGACCTCATGGATCTGACTGAACTCACTGACATGTCTGATCAAGAGCTTGCAGAGGTTTTTGCTGATTCTGATgatgagagtcaaccacatgatTCATCTGCAG AACTGAACCAACCATTGATGTATCCAATTATTTCACATGGAACACATTTAAAATCCCCTTCATGGACAAGAGCCAAGAGTGAACAGACCCATGATAGGAAGCACCTGAATGACCCAGATGCTCCTTTGAAGATGTCAGACCACTTTCAGACAGTTGAAACACACAAGAAACCCTAG
- the dbndd1 gene encoding dysbindin domain-containing protein 1 isoform X2 — translation MEKQGGAVAQGEYDKNNQSPKKPTDREQSESHIPPANEEDGIPISTSGLLQVVERRQPLSSVSSLEVHFDLMDLTELTDMSDQELAEVFADSDDESQPHDSSAVT, via the exons ATGGAGAAACAAGGAGGGGCGGTAGCTCAGG GAGAGTATGACAAAAATAATCAGAGTCCAAAGAAGCCAACGGATCGTGAACAGTCAGAATCTCACATTCCCCCTGCAAATGAGGAGGATGGAATCCCAATTTCTACGTCAGGATTGCTGCAGGTGGTGGAACGAAGAC AGCCGCTCAGCAGTGTCTCATCTCTCGAGGTGCACTTTGACCTCATGGATCTGACTGAACTCACTGACATGTCTGATCAAGAGCTTGCAGAGGTTTTTGCTGATTCTGATgatgagagtcaaccacatgatTCATCTGCAG tgacatGA